From a single Labrus bergylta chromosome 14, fLabBer1.1, whole genome shotgun sequence genomic region:
- the LOC109987311 gene encoding uncharacterized protein — protein MKHFYVIITALAATALAQGSIECNFTEATGTQQCYGAVGQLLVFHLPNTADTDVRLKKDKKYMILKSYKNLIESLHEEYVNHSNQTELYTKGRLELGKATKKHSGDYMLHEYTIKGTLIRKVNVHVEIEAPVSKPAVSQMCSSEQINISCSSEGDGVEFRLTLDGNLLMQTRDNSQFLNSSRVNIQSLTRTRTTQDEPSLKHVTISLKGQLAGSLTCIVWNNVSKEETVIQLKICTVPSLQGPLFPVVSMAIKAIFLAVLLGSVLIILHNILTPGIEDVIENPEEFITTPMLE, from the exons atgaaacacttcTACGTGATCATCACAGCTCTGGCAGCAACAGCTCTGGCACAAG GCTCTATTGAATGTAATTTCACTGAAGCTACTGGAACTCAGCAATGTTACGGAGCGGTGGGACAACTGTTGGTTTTTCACCTGCCAAACACTGCAGATACAGATGTAAGGttgaagaaagacaagaaatatATGATTTTAAAATCATACAAAAATCTGATAGAGAGTCTACATGAGGAATACGTCAATCACAGCAATCAGACTGAACTTTACACCAAGGGAAGACTTGAATTGGGAAAAGCAACAAAGAAACACTCTGGAGACTACATGTTGCATGAATATACTATAAAAGGGACTTTAATAAGAAAAGTAAATGTGCACGTAGAAATTGAAG CTCCAGTGTCAAAGCCAGCTGTTTCTCAGATGTGTTCGTCAGAACAGATCAACATCAGCTGCTCCTCTGAGGGAGATGGAGTGGAGTTCCGTCTGACTTTAGACGGAAACTTACTCATGCAGACAAGAGACAACAGCCAGTTCCTGAACAGCAGTAGAGTTAACATACAATCTCTGACAAGGACTAGAACTACACAAGACGAACCCAGTCTTAAACACGTTACCATCAGCTTAAAGGGTCAGCTGGCTGGAAGCTTAACGTGTATTGTTTGGAACAATGTCAGCAAAGAAGAAACAGTTATTCAACTGAAAATCTGCACAGTGCCCAGTCTGCAAG gTCCTTTATTCCCTGTTGTGTCTATGGCTATTAAAGCAATCTTTTTGGCTGTCCTCCTGGGAAGTGTTTTAATCATTCTCCATAACATCCTAACACCTGGCATTGAGG ATGTTATAGAGAACCCAGAAGAGTTCATTACTACACCCATGTtggaataa